The window CAGGATCGCCGCGCACAGGACGCCCGCGAGCGGCTTGTTCTCGAACGCCTCGTCAAACGCGGAGTAGAGCGTCCCGCCGGCCGCGAGCGCGGCGGCCACGCAGAGGCCGACCGCCCAGAACCAGCCGAGCGGCGCCACCGCACCGGCCCGGAAGGCCCGGTACCGCTCGGCGGCTCCCGCCCGCAGGTCGACCGCGCCCTTGCCGTGCCAGCACCAGAACCAGAGCCCGAGCGCCCCGCCGCCGACCGCGCCGACGGGCGCGAGGAGGGTCAGGAAGAAGATCGGCGCGAGGGCACAGCCGAGCGCCGGGGCCCGGCTCGACGAGGCGGCCGCGAGCGCGAAGCAGCTCTCCGCGAGCCCAACGACGATCCCCACGGCGATCCCCGCGAGCGCCCCGGTCTTCAGAGAGTCTCTGACAGGCGAGCCCATGGCACGCTCCGCGTGAGCCCGCTCCTTCACAGCCCCGGGCCGAACGGCTGCGGCAGGAGCGCGGCGAGCGTGGTCTCGATCGGCTCACCGCCGTCCGCGCCGACGATCCGCACCTCGGCGGCCGGGTTGAACTCGGCGAGCGCCTGCCGGCACATCCCGCACGGCGCGACCGGCTTCGGGCCCACGACGACCACGGCCGCGAGATCCCGGCACCCGGCGGCGACCGCCGCGGCCAGGGCGGCGCGCTCCGCGCAGATCCCGACCGGGTACGACGCGTTCTCCACGTTGCACCCGGCGAACACGCGTCCGGACGCGAGCACCGCGGCGCCGACGCAGAACGACGAGTACGGCGCGTACGCCCGCTCCCGCGCCTCGCGCGCGGCAGCCTCGAGCGGCTCCCAGTCCCGGCT of the Pseudomonadota bacterium genome contains:
- a CDS encoding cytidine deaminase produces the protein MSRDWEPLEAAAREARERAYAPYSSFCVGAAVLASGRVFAGCNVENASYPVGICAERAALAAAVAAGCRDLAAVVVVGPKPVAPCGMCRQALAEFNPAAEVRIVGADGGEPIETTLAALLPQPFGPGL